The genomic interval TGGGCTGCCCGGCCGGCTCTCGATCGCCCCGGGGACCCCGACCATGTATCGCATCGGCTGCACGATGGCCGGCGGTTCCTCCAGCGGCGGCTGGTTCGTCGCCGGACCGGACGGGAAGTCGACGCTGGTGTCCAACACCTCGATCGGCCCGGTCACTTCGGGCCGGCCGGGCCGGCCCCCGGCTCGACGACGACGCCCGACGCACTTTCACGATGATGAGCGACAAGTTCGCCGGCCGGTAACCCCGGCCGCCGACGGTACGCCGAAGGCCCGGCCCCGACTCTCCGGAGAGAGTCGGGGCCGGGCCTTCCGGCTGTCGCGCGGTCCCGGATACGTCAGTGCGCGGCGGGGACGAAGGTCCCGAGCTCCGCGGCCAGCTCCTCGTGGACCTGGGCCTTGAGCAGGGTGCCCTCGGCGGTGTGCTCCTCGGAGAGCACCTCGCCCTCGGCGTGCACCCGGGAGACCAGAGCCCCCTGGATGTAGGGCACGAGCACCTCGATCTCGACGGACGGACGGGGCAGCTCGGCGTCGATGAGCGCGAGCAGCTCGTCGATTCCGGCGCCGGTCCTAGCCGAGACCGTGATGGCGTGCTTCTCGTTGCGCAGCAGCCGCTGGAGGACCAGGGGGTCCGCCGCGTCCGCCTTGTTGATCACGACGATCTCGCGTACGTCCACCGCGCCGACGTCCCGGATCACCTCGCGCACCGCGGCGAGCTGCTCCTCCGGCACCGGGTGGGAGCCGTCCACCACGTGGAGGATGAGATCGGACTCGCCGACCTCCTCCATGGTGGAGCGGAACGCCTCGACCAGGTGGTGCGGCAGATGCCGGACGAACCCGACGGTGTCGGCCAGGGTGTAGATGCGGCCGCTCGGCGTCTCGGCCCGGCGGACGGTCGGGTCCAGGGTGGCGAACAGGGCGTTCTCCACCAGGACACCGGCCCCGGTCAGGCGGTTGAGCAGCGAGGACTTGCCGGCGTTGGTGTATCCGGCGATGGCGACGGAGGGCACCTTGTGGCGCTTGCGCTCCTGCCGCTTGATCTCGCGGCCGGTCTTCATCTCCGCGATCTCCCGGCGCATCTTCGCCATCTTCTCGCGGATCCGTCGCCGGTCCGTCTCGATCTTGGTCTCACCGGGACCACGGGTGGCCATGCCGCCACCGCCGCTGGAACCGCCGCCGCCCATCTGACGGGAGAGCGACTGACCCCAGCCGCGCAGGCGCGGCAGCATGTACTGCATCTGGGCCAGCGAGACCTGCGCCTTGCCCTCACGGGACTTGGCGTGCTGGGCGAAGATGTCGAGGATGAGGGCGGTCCGGTCGACCACCTTCACCTTGACGACATCTTCCAGGTGGATCAGCTGGCCGGGGCTCAGCTCACCGTCGCAGACGACGGTGTCGGCACCGGATTCGAGCACCATGTCACGGAGCTCCAGCGCCTTGCCCGAGCCGATGTAGGTGGCCGGGTCCGGCTTGTCGCGCCGCTGGTACACCGCGTCCAGCACCTGTGCGCCCGCCGTCTCGGCGAGTGCGGCGAGCTCCGCGAGGGAGATCTCCGCGTCGCGCACCGTCCCCGAGGTCCAGACGCCGACCAGCACCACGCGCTCCAGGCGCAGCTGGCGGTACTCGACCTCGGTGACGTCCTCGAGCTCCGTGGAGAGACCGGCCACGCGTCGCAGCGCGGCACGCTCGGAGCGGTCCAGCTGATCGCCGTCCCGCGCTCCGTCGATCTCCTGGCTCCAGGCGACGTCCTCTTCCATCAGGGCGTCGG from Streptomyces sp. CA-278952 carries:
- the hflX gene encoding GTPase HflX, which encodes MTSSSSLPQDAQDAQSATENTTESLTESLRADALMEEDVAWSQEIDGARDGDQLDRSERAALRRVAGLSTELEDVTEVEYRQLRLERVVLVGVWTSGTVRDAEISLAELAALAETAGAQVLDAVYQRRDKPDPATYIGSGKALELRDMVLESGADTVVCDGELSPGQLIHLEDVVKVKVVDRTALILDIFAQHAKSREGKAQVSLAQMQYMLPRLRGWGQSLSRQMGGGGSSGGGGMATRGPGETKIETDRRRIREKMAKMRREIAEMKTGREIKRQERKRHKVPSVAIAGYTNAGKSSLLNRLTGAGVLVENALFATLDPTVRRAETPSGRIYTLADTVGFVRHLPHHLVEAFRSTMEEVGESDLILHVVDGSHPVPEEQLAAVREVIRDVGAVDVREIVVINKADAADPLVLQRLLRNEKHAITVSARTGAGIDELLALIDAELPRPSVEIEVLVPYIQGALVSRVHAEGEVLSEEHTAEGTLLKAQVHEELAAELGTFVPAAH